GGTACGCCTCCCCAGTTCTGCAGCAAGCGATGATAAACGTCCCGCTGGTCTTGAACATATGGCTTGCCCGGCCCAAAGAAGGTCTTGATAGACCGTTCCCCCATCTCCATCGCCTTCCGGTCGTCCTCCAGACAAACGCCTAGCGTCGAATTGGCCCACTGGTCGTTGATAAAGGCTCCGACAGGTTTGGCCCGCCGGGCCTTCTCTTTATACGCCTGCACGTAGGGCTCTAACGTCGAAGGTACGCTCGACCCGAAGGATAAGACGCCAATGCCCATCTCCGCCGCGATGTCGTAGGTCGCGTTCTGAAGGGCGGCCACCCAAAGCGGCGGGTGAGGCTTCTGGTATGGCTTGGGCCGCACGTCTCGCGGCGGCGTCTTCCAGAACTTGCCTTCGTACGAGAACTGTTCCGATGCCCAAATCTTGGGAATCATGTTTATGGACTCGGCCCACATGTCCCGGCTGTCCCGCGGGTCAATCCCCATTCCCATAAGCTCGTAGGGCGACGACCGCCCGGTCCCCAGGTCCACTCGCCCGTTGGACAAATGGTCCAGCATCGCAATGCGCTCCGCCACTCGAATGGGGTGATGGTAAGGCAAGATCACAACGCCCAGGCCCAGTCGGATGTTCTTGGTGCGCTGGCTGACGGCGGCGTAGAAAAGCTCAGGGCAGGGGGAGCAGGAAAA
This SAR202 cluster bacterium DNA region includes the following protein-coding sequences:
- a CDS encoding LLM class flavin-dependent oxidoreductase translates to MKLGLQFEMQRPGLDDHKVIEETLEQCVLADQAGFDYLWFVEHHFLTGFSCSPCPELFYAAVSQRTKNIRLGLGVVILPYHHPIRVAERIAMLDHLSNGRVDLGTGRSSPYELMGMGIDPRDSRDMWAESINMIPKIWASEQFSYEGKFWKTPPRDVRPKPYQKPHPPLWVAALQNATYDIAAEMGIGVLSFGSSVPSTLEPYVQAYKEKARRAKPVGAFINDQWANSTLGVCLEDDRKAMEMGERSIKTFFGPGKPYVQDQRDVYHRLLQNWGGVPEHLKLEFSRYVGEKEKLSQEQALSLSGGDALSYKVWDGLDAATLCDRAVIIAGGPQRCIEGLRKHQAIGIDQMIVMAQTTTVPHESVMKTIELYGKYIIPEFKKEEQAKARAKAAHAR